A window of Ruania suaedae contains these coding sequences:
- a CDS encoding carbohydrate ABC transporter permease: protein MKARERHEARAAYALLLPSFVGVGGFLLLPVIVVLALSFMRWDLISAPEWVGLENYAYLLSSERFANSLWVTAVFTLLAIPTSIALGLLLAIAINRGLPGTSWLRVLYVLPWVSAPLALGVVWKWILDPSYGVLNALIGERVEWLTDPQLALPAVVFVQIWSTVGYISLFFLAGLQQIPVAVYEAAKLDGAAAVRTLVAITLPLLRPTMFFVTVTSVIASFQVFDTVYAMTRGGPAFRTDVIASRIYDEAFVNLRLGRAAAMAVVLFLVLVAITLIQQRYFRRRITYDMS, encoded by the coding sequence ATGAAGGCACGGGAGCGGCACGAGGCCAGAGCCGCCTATGCGTTGCTGCTGCCCAGCTTCGTGGGCGTGGGCGGATTCCTCCTCCTGCCGGTGATCGTGGTGCTGGCGCTGTCCTTCATGCGGTGGGACCTGATCTCCGCCCCGGAATGGGTGGGGCTGGAGAACTACGCCTACCTGCTCAGCTCGGAACGGTTCGCGAACTCGCTGTGGGTCACCGCCGTCTTCACCCTGCTCGCCATCCCGACCTCGATCGCCCTCGGCCTGCTGCTGGCGATCGCGATCAATCGCGGCCTGCCCGGCACCAGCTGGCTGCGGGTGCTCTACGTGCTGCCGTGGGTCAGTGCCCCGCTGGCCCTGGGCGTGGTGTGGAAGTGGATACTCGACCCCTCCTACGGCGTGCTGAACGCGCTGATCGGTGAGCGGGTGGAGTGGCTGACCGATCCTCAGCTCGCACTGCCCGCCGTGGTCTTCGTGCAGATCTGGTCGACAGTGGGCTACATCTCGCTGTTCTTCCTGGCCGGCCTGCAGCAGATCCCGGTGGCGGTCTACGAGGCCGCCAAGCTCGACGGCGCCGCGGCCGTGCGCACGCTGGTCGCCATCACGCTGCCGTTGTTGCGACCGACGATGTTCTTCGTCACCGTCACCTCGGTGATCGCCTCGTTCCAGGTGTTCGACACCGTGTACGCGATGACCCGCGGCGGCCCGGCCTTCCGCACCGACGTGATCGCCTCGCGCATCTACGACGAGGCCTTCGTGAACCTGCGCCTGGGCCGGGCCGCGGCGATGGCGGTGGTGCTCTTCCTGGTGCTCGTGGCGATCACCCTCATCCAGCAGCGCTACTTCCGGCGCCGGATCACCTACGACATGTCATGA
- a CDS encoding carbohydrate ABC transporter permease — MTEQPVATVTSPARARRTPSARASRLLANTLTYAFLIAGAALMLGPFLFSLITSLKTPQQFNTSWPVSLPDPVTAQNFTSLFSEQYNFVVPIAVTAQVVLVLVAGQMLCSVLAAYAFAQLRFPGRDTLFWVYVATLMIPAVVTIIPLYSMMTSLDLKNTFAGLVLPFMFGSPYAIFLLRENFRSTPADVLDAAIIDGAGVWRRLWQIMVPMNTPILATLLLITVVTQWNNFMWPLIIAPAEEWNVITVATAALQTQYAGNWTLVMAATTIAIAPLVTLFVIFQKQITSSLGVTGVR, encoded by the coding sequence ATGACGGAGCAGCCCGTGGCCACTGTCACCTCCCCCGCCCGAGCCCGCCGGACGCCGTCGGCCCGGGCCTCCCGCCTGCTCGCGAACACGCTCACCTACGCGTTCCTGATCGCCGGAGCGGCCCTGATGCTGGGGCCGTTCCTGTTCTCGCTGATCACGTCCCTGAAGACGCCGCAGCAGTTCAACACCAGCTGGCCGGTCAGCCTGCCGGACCCGGTGACCGCACAGAACTTCACGTCGCTGTTCTCCGAGCAGTACAACTTCGTCGTCCCGATCGCGGTGACGGCGCAGGTGGTGCTGGTGCTGGTGGCCGGGCAGATGCTGTGCTCGGTGCTGGCGGCCTACGCCTTCGCGCAGTTGCGCTTCCCCGGCCGGGACACGCTGTTCTGGGTCTACGTGGCCACGTTGATGATCCCGGCGGTGGTGACCATCATCCCGCTGTACTCGATGATGACCTCGCTGGACCTGAAGAACACCTTCGCCGGGCTCGTCCTGCCCTTCATGTTCGGCTCCCCGTACGCGATCTTCCTGCTGCGGGAGAACTTCCGGTCCACCCCGGCCGACGTGCTCGACGCCGCCATCATCGACGGCGCCGGCGTGTGGCGGCGGCTGTGGCAGATCATGGTGCCGATGAACACGCCGATCCTGGCCACGTTGCTGCTGATCACGGTGGTGACGCAGTGGAACAACTTCATGTGGCCGCTGATCATCGCCCCGGCCGAGGAATGGAACGTGATCACCGTGGCGACGGCGGCGCTGCAGACCCAGTACGCCGGCAACTGGACACTGGTGATGGCCGCCACCACGATCGCGATCGCGCCACTGGTGACGCTGTTCGTGATCTTCCAGAAGCAGATCACGTCCTCCCTCGGGGTGACGGGGGTGCGCTGA